A section of the Sphaerodactylus townsendi isolate TG3544 linkage group LG11, MPM_Stown_v2.3, whole genome shotgun sequence genome encodes:
- the IBA57 gene encoding putative transferase CAF17, mitochondrial, giving the protein MLVRASGALRGLPRGLRLPATRGLGGAEATGPTTDCFALNRALLRLQGPETEPFLQGLLTNDVARLAAVGGASEAPRAQYAHLLNAQGRCLYDVILYRIYESSQEEGHILLECLF; this is encoded by the exons ATGTTGGTGAGGGCGAGCGGGGCGCTGCGGGGCCTTCCCCGCGGCCTGCGCCTGCCGGCCACGAGAGGCCTCGGCGGGGCGGAGGCGACGGGCCCGACGACCGACTGCTTCGCGCTCAACCGCGCTCTGCTTCGACTCCAAGGCCCGGAGACCGAGCCCTTCCTCCAGGGCTTGCTGACCAATGACGTGGCGCGGCTGGCGGCGGTGGGCGGGGCCTCGGAAGCGCCTCGCGCGCAATACGCGCACCTCCTCAACGCCCAGGGGCGGTGCTTGTATGACGTCATTCTGTACAG GATTTATGAAAGTTCTCAAGAAGAGGGCCACATTCTCTTGGAGTGCTTGTTTTGA